A stretch of DNA from Gasterosteus aculeatus chromosome 7, fGasAcu3.hap1.1, whole genome shotgun sequence:
CTTTATTGAAAAGCGAACAAGTTTTCCAAGTCCCTGACTAATCCGGGCACTTCCGGGGTGTCCAGTCACAGTCATCTGACAGAACAAGTGACCCATGTCGGAGCAGCAAGTCGACTTTCTTGGGTTGCAGAGCAGAGGTTAATAATGCGTGGCTTGATTTGTGGACCAAAACTCGCCGCGTGTGGGCTTGTGTTGAGCACATGGGGGGTCATAATGTTGGTGAGTGGGGTTCTTAAAgcgtttcttttcttgtttcttcctcGGTGATCGTGCCCAAATGGACCAGAGTTCATCTCAAACAAACCTAGTTTGTGTCTAAAGAGGACGTCGTCCATCATGaggttttttaattttaattttgttCCTCGCTGATAACCTCGTTGGGGAAACAAGGCaccattttcttatttttttaaagtccaTATCATTGTTCTATAAATGTGGTAGTGCAACTATTCTAAATTACGACTTCCAAAAAGACCTTTAAAATCCACCATCATCTCTAAATCACACTTCGTTTCTGCAGGAAACAGTAAAGTTAAAGGAGGTTCACATTCGGTTGTAATGGTTTAATAGAAACATTTTTGTAGCTTGTTTTGAGACATTTGTTTCACCTGTTGTTGAATGTTGCATCACCAAATTAAGGGtgatgtatttaaatatttacatcaTGCATTATCCTGATTATTCAGGAATAAGTCATAATCTGCAGGTCTTCGGTCTTGATCTCATACCGATCCTCAAATTATATTTTTAGGTATGTTATTTTTTACTAATAATTTAGGGCGTTAATTTCATAGAATCTCAGTTCAGTATCTGAACTTCACGagtctgcttctcctcctcaggcCATGCTGGGGATCTTCTACATCACACACTCAGCGGTACTGATTGAAGATGTTCCTGTGATGGACCACAGCATCTACCAAGAGTAAGGCCATCACACCTCAGTCCAGATCGGCTTGGCTGTGCTCCGGCTTAATGCCTCGTCTGTCCTTCACCTGAACGCAGGGTGGGTCGGATCAAGTTTAAGTGCACTGCTTGGTAGGTtttaatgctgtgtgtgtgtgtgtgtgtgtgtgtgtgtgtgcgtgtgcgtgcccCCCAGTGGGAACCCCGAGAGGATCTACGCCCTGTACAACAAGGTGGGCTACAACTGCTTCATAGCAGCCGCCATCTACATCGTGTTTGCAGTCTTCTCCTGCTGCCAGCTGAGGCTCAACAAGCAGAAGGTGACTCCATCTGTTTggctttgtggttgtttttttattaaaaatacacttttcaACCTTGAACATACAAATCTGACAACAACCAGCTGTGAGTTTGAGGAAGCGTTGAGACATCGCGGTGGACCTGTATCCAGAGCAGAAAACTCGTATGACCCAAAAAGTCATTCAGATTCCACTAATCCTGCTTCTAACGTCACATGCCGGCTCATTAGAAATACCGCTGACATTCTGGATAACTACGCCCTTACAAAGATGCACCATTTTTTTACTCAGCAGTCAATTAGAAGAAATTGGTCCTAAAGGGGCCACACGTTTACGAGAAGGGTTCACGGGATGTTCAGATAgactgacagaaaaaaataatgtgataTTTGAGAGTTACAGCAAAACGTGAACGTGCAGAACCTGAAGTATTAACGTGTATATATGCGATTGATATGTTCCCTTTGAAATATGATCAAACTCAAGGTAGCAATCATATAAtatgtaggttttttttttttaaagcaatttaaataatcattttaaactgATTTAAGAtgtattaaaaatgattttgtcGTCATTGTTTGTCTTGTTCTTTGCCAGGCGTACCTGGTGCACTAACCTGTTGGACCGAGGAGCGCCCAGCGACAATATTGGAATGCCACAtctgttcatttaaaatgagattAATTCTACCTCTGATCACAGGTGCCAAAATACTTCACCAAAATTGTATGTGAAAAATCCCCCCCAAATCCCAGAACGCTAATATTTGTTAATGTTCACAGTGATTGTTGTTGTAAATGATTGTGTCCCAGGTTTGATACTTGCTGTGCTGTACAGTAATGTCTGTGTGGAATGTTGAAATCATATTCTGAATTCTGTCCTTATTCCAATGCCCAGCATTCATTTCAACCATTAAAGGTGTGTTCATCACTGAGTCAGCTCGATTACACTGTTTATTTGCCACCAGCTCGGATGTTGCACTTCTTCAAAGTTTAACTATTTTTATGACTTCCCAGCTTTTCAACACAAACGGGTGTAGTTGTGACTAATCtatgggccctgttcctcgtacgtggttcaacgaagtcgatcaaatgtcccgttatccagctcaaattaacgAGATGATTAACATCAGGCTATCTCtgttcctcaaaggctgatccgCGCTCTAAACAGTCTTGTtaatttgaaccagatgtccgtcatcaggataatcgcggGTGTGCGTCcgttagaaggcggaagagtcgatcaccaaAACCAGCGCTGATGAGCAGGAGAAGGTCATTAACGCAATAATGAGATAATATGCGTATTTGAATGTTgtgtgagggtttcggggccgaggatgtcacatgtgtacatcAGccagtaaagccctctgaggcaaatttgggaTTTTGTGCCGtagacaataaaataaatttaatctaataatcatggcaaaaactgacaccgCTCCACTGCGAGGCTACAAGGCTGACAAAGTATCGCAGACAAGTTGAATGCGTAAGTGTTGGGAAAATGTATAAGCTCGttttaagtgcctcatcaatcagattatatttctttaaatgtggctgctggcaggaggctttCTGGAATGCACCATCATCAAATgtgaataatgatctcaacataagtagataaaaacaagcTCAAGTGTAATCGATACAAATTAATTTATGAGGATCTATGCACTTAAGTAtcgtatatatgtgtataaatgTATGAGTCAATGGCCAaatagaactaggagttttagtgtgagtgtgtgtgtgtatatctgaTCTGATTttatcaattgaagcagtgaaacatggaacatccagaagtttattaagcaccaaataaacaaacatataCTATACAgtatgagacagtgtgtgagaccgtatgaGAGACAGTTTGAGAGACGGTGTGTGAGACAgtttgagagacagtgtgtgagtctgttggCCAGTCGATGCtctgctgcagcgtgtggtgttggTGTAACGTTTTGGCTCCAGAaggtcttcttgtaaataaatgatttcttgTCTTCAGCATCGAtggcgctcgtacaggacgtcaccGTGATGTCATAACGGATCTCTGATTTCTAAAACGTTAATCTGACtgatatcgctccttcatcgatgaggaagagagctgcccttttttcaGGGGATGGGCGAACTAATCCAGCTGGCTCAAATTAACCTGCATGGAAGCAAGTTGttggatgtgttgctatggtgatttagccaAATTTGCTTCGGTGAACCAAAAAGCCTGATCATcttatcagcagcagcagcatcatcaaaATTATCCAGCTagctcagttagccacgtacgaggaacggggccATGGTCATAACAATGCGGgactactttttaaaatgaaaaacatgatcAAACTTGCCACTCAATTAATGTAATTTTTTCCAATGAGGACCTGAGCAAATGGGGTCTGTTGGTCTCTATATGGTGATGCTGTTTTCTATCCGGCTGGGCAGGAGGAAAAGGTACTGAAGCTCCAGTCCTTCATTCTGACTCACGATGTGCTCCTCAATCACCTTCAGTTCTGCTTGGAACTTGTCGATCAGCTCCTTGGCCCGCCCCTCAGTGAAGTGCTCCTCTATGTATTGACCCAACGGAATCTAGGCCGGAGAAAACACTCTGTattattttccaaaatattCATGAGGATTATGGCCTCCGGTGTCATAGTGGGGTTTTCTGTCTGAAAGACAGAGCCTGTGCCAATCCAAAGGTTACCGGGCTGAAATGGAAGCAATGGAGCGTTTAGAAAATAATTAACCAGCGGCGTGCTGGTTAGTTATTTTAGTTGTGGGCTAAATGAGTATTACAACCAACAcaaatcctctttttttcaccTGTTCTTAAATCATCaacacagcagagaaaacaatCCTTTTCACACGTAGAAAACTGATCAGAATGATGTTTGGCTGACTTGCCTCTGACGGCTTCCATACTTGACCATTTCACCTATCAACAATGTCACCAAAATTAGAATTTGGAGTCCTCATTTAATCCATGGCATCTATTGGTAAAAATGCAGACGTAGATGGACTCACTGCGTCTGGTTGTGCTCGTCCCAGATGCCACGTGATAGCCATCTGCATGCAGGACTGGCTCACATCAGGAAGGGTGGCCATGATCATctccatgttgacagcatcctTGTCTGTTGGTGGAGGTTGTCTCATGGTGCAGGGGGTGTTGGGGACCCAGGCACACCAGTCAAACTGTGAAAGAACATCAGGCAGAGAGAGGGCCGATTTGAGTTACGGGCGCTCGGTGTAAGTGTGAGTGTAGCGACCCCTCGTGGCGTTCAGCACCTGTCCGTTGTTAGTGGCGGCGTGCTGGGCTGTGCTGATGAAGATGGAGACTGACAGCAGGGTGGACAGCTCCTCTCTGGTGCAGAGTTTACTGGGCAGACCTGAACAGACATGCACCACCAGGTATTACATGCACAAACAATATATCATCTCTGACAGCACAATAACTGAATGGTTCCTGCAGCTTTTGTTACAGCTCCCCTACGGCACCACCAGTATGCAGCTCCttggcaaaacaaaaaggatatCTTCAGCTAACTCATCCGGACCACCGGTGCTTTATAGAATTGGCTTGCTAGTTGTCTAGGAAGGACTTTATCAGCTAGTTACAAAGCAACCAGCAGCATATACATGCAGCTTGCTAAGTAACAACTATCTTGCAAAGCTCAGCCCGCTTGCTCGCTAATGTTGTCGCCGTCATACAATCCGAGTCGATATCTTGGTTGGTTAGCTTGCCCGATGCCAGCGTCACAATGATTTTCTAAAAGCTCCATAGTACCTCTAAGATCGTTTTAAAAATGCTGTGCTGGAAATACATGTGCAAAACCTGGGTGTTTATAAGAATAAAAATGCAGGATATTAATAACTGACCAAAGTTGGGGAGTTCTGTGAAGCCTTCCAGTGAAATGTCTCTAATCCAGGCTTGGAGCTCCAGATCCTCCTGCACATCACGGTCTGACTGGTAGTACAGGTTTACCATACCTGAGACGAAACTGAAGGAAAGATAAGATAAATGCAGTCGTACCCTCAAATGATAAAAACAATGCCTGCAAATCAGTAGCACTAAGTGAGCTTGTGTGCATCATTTGAACACTCAAACCCAACACACTGAAATCATTATTAGTATTAGTGTGTCCAAGACAtcttgaaatgtgtttattgatttttttttaaacagctcaCTTTTCCAACCCCAAACAACCAGAATTCTATTGCATTACAAAATTGGGTTTGAAAATGTCTACATTCTGGGAGCGTAATCATCAAGCCAGTCATGGCATATTCAGTTGACAAAAGTTGCATGAAAATATTAATTCAAAACGCCATAAATTCCTatatgtcttctttttttttgaataaagCAGCAGAGCGGTAGTGTCCTACCAGCTAGCACGAGCATACGGCGTAGTACCTGTGTATGGCCTCCCACAGCATCAGACTGTGTTCTCGGTAGAAATAGTTTGGGAGCTGGGAGACGCCTCTGTCAGGGAAATCGAAGTGAGGCTGGAGAGAGCGGTAGGTCAGCACCTTGTACTCCCTCTGGGCCAGAATGATCAGGCCCTCACCACCCGTGGACACAACCTACACATCAGACGGTTTAACACGATCAGGTGGGTTTTTAAATCAACGATGTGACTGTGATGAGGCGGAGGGCCCACTGACGCACCCTTTTGAAGATGCCTTCGGGCGAGATCAGCTGAGTGCGCCCCCTACAGTTGATCTCTAGAGTGTAACGCAGGTGAGGTGCCATGAGCTGCAGTGGGAAGACACAGAAGAGAGTCTCAAATAACAGCACCAACAGTTTCAAGCTGCGGTATCTTTTCTGAAAAACACCTTTTGTCATAACTTGTACCACATCGTGACCGTAGATGCTCCTAATAGCCTTTGAAAGATTCCATCCCACTCAGATAAAAAAAGCAATCAGAGCCAAAGCCTGACGGAAAACTGCGGTTCTGAACAATATGACTCACTTTATAGATTGGGTGCACAGCAGGCAGCTGTCTCAGCGTAGCCACACAAAACACCTCTATCACCAGGTGGGTCCTCAG
This window harbors:
- the rnaseka gene encoding ribonuclease kappa-A; this encodes MRGLICGPKLAACGLVLSTWGVIMLAMLGIFYITHSAVLIEDVPVMDHSIYQDGNPERIYALYNKVGYNCFIAAAIYIVFAVFSCCQLRLNKQKAYLVH